The Deinococcus metalli genome includes a window with the following:
- a CDS encoding ABC transporter substrate-binding protein, which yields MNRRQQGFVRNSLLITGALATAVVATLSVTAQGQSSGANTAAATKWINSEFQPSTLSKAQQQKELQWFIDAAKPYRGMTITVASETLTTHKYESEVLAKAFTEITGIKVKHDLIQEGDVIEKLQTQFQSGKTIYDAYINDSDLIGTHSRNDFVLPLSDYMAGAGKAVTSPTLDLKDFIGISFTTGPDKKLYQLPDQQFANLYWFRADWFARPDLKAQFKAKYGYELGVPVNWSAYEDIANFFTNDVKTIDGKKVYGHMDYGKKDPSLGWRFTDAWLSMAGNGDKGIPNGLPVDEWGVRVEDCHPVGSSVTRGGDTNGPASVYALTKYVEWLKKYAPPEAGGMTFSESGPVPAQGNIAQQIFWYTAFTADMVKKGLPVVNADGTPKWRMAPSPHGSYWREGTKLGYQDVGSWTLIKSTAPKNTAAAWLYAQFVTSKTVSLKKSIVGLTFIRDSDIRSKYFTDNANKYGGLIEFYRSPARVSWTPTGTNIPDYPKMAQLWWQSIAPAAAGEVTPQQAMDSLAAAQDKVLARLQRAGMKRCAPILNPEKTAQYWFDQPGAPYPKLANEKEKGETVAYNTLLQHWKEGKVK from the coding sequence ATGAACAGACGCCAGCAAGGTTTCGTCCGCAACAGTCTGCTGATCACTGGCGCACTCGCCACCGCCGTCGTCGCGACCCTCAGTGTGACGGCGCAGGGGCAGTCGAGCGGCGCGAACACGGCCGCCGCGACCAAGTGGATCAACTCCGAATTCCAGCCGTCCACGCTGAGCAAGGCGCAGCAGCAGAAGGAACTGCAGTGGTTTATCGATGCCGCCAAGCCCTACCGGGGCATGACCATCACGGTGGCCTCCGAGACGCTGACCACCCACAAGTACGAGTCCGAGGTGCTGGCCAAGGCCTTCACGGAAATCACCGGGATCAAGGTCAAGCATGACCTGATCCAGGAAGGCGACGTGATCGAGAAGCTCCAGACGCAGTTCCAGTCCGGCAAAACCATCTACGACGCGTACATCAACGACTCTGACCTGATCGGCACGCACTCGCGCAACGACTTCGTGCTGCCGCTCAGCGATTACATGGCGGGGGCCGGTAAGGCTGTGACCTCGCCCACGCTGGACCTCAAAGATTTCATCGGGATCTCATTTACCACCGGGCCCGACAAGAAGCTCTACCAGTTGCCCGACCAGCAGTTCGCCAACCTGTACTGGTTCCGCGCCGACTGGTTTGCGCGGCCCGACCTGAAGGCACAGTTCAAGGCCAAGTACGGCTACGAGCTGGGCGTGCCGGTCAACTGGAGCGCGTACGAGGACATCGCCAACTTCTTCACCAACGACGTGAAGACCATCGATGGCAAGAAGGTCTACGGGCATATGGACTACGGCAAGAAGGATCCCTCGCTGGGCTGGCGCTTCACCGACGCGTGGCTGAGCATGGCCGGCAACGGCGATAAGGGCATCCCCAACGGCCTGCCGGTGGACGAGTGGGGCGTGCGCGTGGAGGACTGCCACCCGGTGGGCTCCAGCGTCACGCGCGGCGGCGACACCAACGGCCCGGCCAGCGTGTATGCGCTGACCAAGTACGTCGAGTGGCTGAAGAAGTACGCGCCGCCGGAAGCGGGCGGCATGACCTTCTCCGAGTCCGGGCCGGTGCCGGCGCAGGGGAACATCGCCCAGCAGATCTTCTGGTATACGGCTTTCACCGCCGACATGGTCAAAAAGGGCCTCCCGGTCGTGAACGCCGACGGCACGCCGAAGTGGCGCATGGCCCCCAGCCCGCACGGTTCGTACTGGCGCGAAGGCACCAAGCTGGGGTACCAGGACGTGGGCTCGTGGACGCTGATCAAGAGCACGGCGCCCAAGAACACGGCGGCGGCGTGGCTGTACGCGCAGTTCGTGACCAGCAAGACGGTCAGCCTGAAAAAGAGCATCGTGGGCCTGACCTTCATCCGCGACAGCGATATCCGGAGCAAGTACTTCACGGACAACGCGAACAAGTACGGCGGCCTGATCGAGTTCTACCGCTCGCCCGCCCGCGTGTCGTGGACCCCCACCGGCACGAACATCCCGGACTACCCGAAAATGGCGCAGCTGTGGTGGCAGTCGATCGCGCCCGCCGCCGCCGGCGAGGTCACGCCGCAGCAGGCCATGGACTCGCTGGCTGCCGCGCAGGACAAGGTGCTGGCCCGCCTGCAACGCGCCGGCATGAAACGCTGTGCCCCGATCCTGAACCCGGAGAAGACCGCGCAGTACTGGTTCGACCAGCCCGGCGCGCCGTACCCGAAGCTCGCCAACGAGAAGGAGAAGGGCGAGACGGTGGCGTACAACACGCTGCTGCAGCACTGGAAGGAGGGCAAGGTCAAGTAA
- a CDS encoding carbohydrate ABC transporter permease, with the protein MKAAIPQPRAVTATAPRSRPRTRPGSVLLPVYFVLLMLPIYWMLTMSLKTNDEILAGFSLWPQHVTFEHYHEIFTNPAWYTGYLNSLTYVVLNTVISLAIALPAAYAFSRYSFQGDKHLFFWLLTNRMAPPAVFLLPFFQLYQSVGLFDTHIGVALAHLLFNVPLAVWILEGFMSGVPREIDETAYIDGYSFGRFFFRVFIPLVRSGIGVTAFFCFMFSWIELLLARTLTSVDAKPIAAVMTRTVSASGMDWGLLAAAGVLTIVPGALVIYFVRNYIAKGFALGRV; encoded by the coding sequence ATGAAGGCGGCCATCCCTCAGCCCCGCGCAGTCACGGCCACCGCTCCCCGCTCACGGCCCCGCACCCGGCCCGGCAGCGTCCTGTTGCCCGTGTACTTCGTGCTGCTGATGCTGCCGATCTACTGGATGCTCACCATGAGCCTCAAGACGAACGACGAGATCCTGGCGGGTTTCTCGCTGTGGCCGCAGCACGTGACCTTCGAGCACTACCACGAGATCTTCACCAACCCGGCGTGGTACACGGGCTACCTGAACTCGCTGACCTACGTGGTGCTGAACACGGTGATCTCGCTGGCCATCGCGCTGCCCGCCGCGTACGCGTTCTCGCGCTACTCGTTCCAGGGCGACAAGCACCTGTTCTTCTGGTTGCTCACGAACCGCATGGCCCCGCCGGCCGTGTTCCTGCTGCCGTTCTTCCAGCTGTACCAGTCGGTGGGACTGTTCGACACGCACATCGGCGTGGCGCTGGCGCACCTGCTGTTCAACGTGCCGCTGGCGGTGTGGATTTTGGAGGGCTTCATGTCCGGCGTACCGCGCGAGATCGACGAGACCGCGTACATCGACGGCTACTCCTTCGGGCGCTTCTTCTTCCGGGTCTTCATACCGCTGGTGCGCAGCGGGATCGGCGTGACCGCGTTCTTCTGCTTCATGTTCAGCTGGATCGAACTGCTGCTGGCCCGCACGCTGACCTCGGTGGACGCCAAGCCCATCGCGGCCGTCATGACCCGCACCGTCAGCGCGTCTGGCATGGACTGGGGCCTGCTGGCCGCCGCCGGGGTGCTGACCATCGTGCCCGGTGCCCTGGTGATCTACTTCGTCCGCAACTACATCGCCAAGGGCTTCGCCCTGGGACGGGTCTGA
- the glpK gene encoding glycerol kinase GlpK, whose product MTDYILALDQGTTSSRAIVFDRQGQVRARAQKEFRQIFPQPGWVEHDALEIWSTQSGVMQEALSSAGIRASDLAAIGITNQRETVVVWDRRTGQPIHHAIVWQDRRTAAFCDELAAAGHTELFRRKTGLVLDAYFSGTKVRWLLDHVPGARARAEAGELCFGTVDSWLVYQLTGGQLHVTDASNASRTLLYDIHTGGWDDELLAVLDVPRAILPEVRSSSEVYGTTSPGLLGAQVPIAGIAGDQQAATFGQVCVDVGMAKNTYGTGCFMLLNTGTEAVESQHRLLTTVAWQRDAQRTYALEGGVFVGGAVVQWLRDGLGIIRSSADVEALAASVPDTGGVVLVPAFVGLGAPYWDPYARGTVVGLTRGTTAAHLARAALESVAFQSAELLEAMQQDVRRSGTAVSEVRVDGGGSVNDAMMQFQADILGVPVVRPQVTETTALGAAFLAGRAVDFWADDAELRSLWRVDQRFEPRLGADERAARLGTWKRAVERSRDWARPDHEGALSV is encoded by the coding sequence ATGACCGACTACATCCTGGCCCTGGATCAGGGCACGACCAGCAGCCGCGCCATCGTGTTCGACCGGCAGGGGCAAGTGCGGGCACGGGCGCAAAAGGAGTTCCGCCAGATCTTTCCGCAGCCCGGCTGGGTGGAGCACGACGCGCTGGAGATCTGGAGCACACAGAGCGGCGTGATGCAGGAGGCCCTGAGCAGCGCGGGCATCCGGGCGTCGGATCTCGCGGCCATCGGGATCACGAACCAGCGCGAGACGGTGGTCGTGTGGGATCGCCGCACCGGGCAGCCGATCCACCACGCCATCGTGTGGCAGGACCGCCGCACGGCCGCGTTCTGCGACGAGCTGGCCGCCGCCGGGCACACCGAACTGTTCCGCCGCAAGACCGGGCTGGTGCTGGACGCGTACTTCTCCGGCACGAAGGTGCGCTGGTTGCTCGACCACGTGCCGGGCGCGCGGGCGCGGGCCGAGGCCGGCGAGCTGTGCTTCGGCACGGTGGACTCGTGGCTGGTCTACCAGCTCACCGGCGGCCAACTGCACGTCACGGACGCCAGCAACGCCAGCCGCACGCTGCTGTACGACATCCACACGGGCGGATGGGACGACGAGCTGCTGGCCGTCCTAGACGTGCCGCGCGCCATACTGCCCGAGGTGCGAAGCAGTTCGGAGGTCTACGGCACCACCTCGCCGGGGCTGCTGGGCGCGCAGGTGCCCATCGCGGGGATCGCGGGCGACCAGCAGGCCGCGACCTTCGGGCAGGTGTGCGTGGACGTGGGCATGGCGAAGAACACCTACGGCACCGGCTGTTTCATGCTGCTGAACACCGGCACGGAGGCGGTGGAGTCACAGCACCGCCTGCTGACCACCGTGGCGTGGCAGCGGGACGCGCAGCGCACCTACGCGCTGGAGGGCGGCGTGTTCGTGGGCGGCGCGGTCGTGCAGTGGCTGCGCGACGGCCTGGGCATCATCCGGTCGAGCGCGGACGTCGAGGCGCTGGCCGCCAGCGTGCCGGACACTGGCGGCGTGGTCCTGGTGCCGGCCTTCGTGGGCCTGGGCGCACCGTACTGGGACCCCTACGCGCGCGGCACGGTGGTGGGCCTCACGCGCGGCACGACGGCGGCGCACCTGGCGCGCGCGGCGCTGGAGAGCGTGGCCTTCCAGAGCGCGGAACTGCTGGAGGCCATGCAGCAGGACGTGCGCCGCAGCGGCACGGCGGTCAGCGAGGTGCGCGTGGACGGCGGCGGCAGCGTGAACGACGCGATGATGCAGTTCCAGGCCGACATCCTGGGCGTGCCGGTGGTGCGCCCACAGGTCACCGAGACCACCGCGCTGGGCGCGGCGTTCCTGGCAGGCCGCGCAGTGGACTTCTGGGCGGACGACGCGGAACTGCGCTCGCTGTGGCGGGTGGATCAGCGCTTCGAGCCGCGACTGGGCGCGGACGAGCGCGCGGCGCGGCTGGGCACGTGGAAGCGGGCGGTGGAGCGCAGCCGTGACTGGGCCCGTCCCGACCATGAGGGCGCGCTCAGCGTCTGA
- a CDS encoding DUF2160 domain-containing protein — MSWMAWTLPTAIFVILIVSCIAVLTVMDVRSPPVTRKGFLPIPTDRGDRFYIAMLGLLAINLTWWGVTDASPLIGLTLSLIWLGVTMRWG; from the coding sequence ATGAGTTGGATGGCCTGGACACTGCCCACCGCCATTTTCGTGATCCTTATCGTGTCGTGCATCGCCGTGCTCACGGTCATGGACGTGCGTTCCCCGCCCGTGACCCGCAAGGGCTTCCTGCCGATACCGACCGACCGGGGCGACCGCTTCTACATTGCCATGCTGGGCCTGCTTGCCATCAACCTCACATGGTGGGGCGTGACCGACGCCTCTCCACTGATCGGCCTGACCCTCTCGCTGATCTGGCTGGGGGTGACGATGCGCTGGGGCTGA